ATTGCCAAGGCAAGCTTTGGATAACTGAGCGTGCGCCATTCATCAAGTACAGCGCTATCAATCGTTGGATAATGTTCAGGCAACATCAAACCACCGTCTGGAGCCAAGCCCATCAAAAGCACATCACTAAAATCCATCGGCGCTGTCTGACCACGGGTACTGATATATTTCATTAGATTGTCCTGTCTACAATAATGTTATTCAATAGTTAAAATGGCTCATTCAGAAGTTTTTTGCAACAACGCATAATAAAAACCATCACCGCTAGTTCCATCAATCGGTAAGCACTGGCGACCAATCGTTTGCGCGATACCCCAATTACAATCGTCGCTAAATTCAATAGCTGCTACATTAGTATAGTAAGTCATAAAATCCTGCATTTGATCGACGTTTTCTTGCTTTAAGATAGAGCACGTGACATACAACAGATAACCACCAACTTTAAGCTGTGGCCATAGATTATGCAAGATATCGGCTTGTAGCAATGCCGTTTGCTCGATGTCTTCCTCAGTACGCAAGATACTGATATCAGGATGACGACGGATCACACCTGTCGCGGTACAAGGTGAATCTAGCAATATGGCGTCAAATACGAGTTTGCTCTTTTTCTTACCAGCCCCTTGCCATGTGGTTGCATCCGCACAGACAATGTTGAGCTCAATATTTTTTTCAGCTTGCTGCAAGTCATGCTGACTTAAATTCAAGCGTTGTAAATTAGTATGAATGCGCTCGATACGTGGCGCTTCATTATCAATCGCAGTTAGCTTCACTTTCGAAACCATAGAAACTGATTCATCATTTTGTTTCACATGAAACAATGAAGACTCATTTGAGCTAATTAATTCTAACCAATGAGCAAGCTTGCCACCAGGCGCAGCACAAGCATCTAAGATATGTAACTCATCGCTCTTTTCATCATCGTTAGCATCAGAACTTTCTGCGCTAAGCTTAGCCATCAATGCTGTATTAATAATCGGTGCAGCCAGCTGCGCATGTAGGTCTTGCACACTGGCAACACCTTCTGCAAAATGAGGCAGTGCATTTACGGCAGTGCTCTGATGCAGTCTTAGGCCTGTGGTTGATAGCGTCGTCGCTGATGCATTCGGTAGATGAATACCACTCGTCAGCTCAACCAAGTCGGCGTCAATCTCCGCCCCATCCAATGTGTGCTGATAATCTTCTACTGAGCCAATAGCAGTATTCACTCGTAAAAACATCGGTGCCGCTTGGCGTAAGCCTTGAGTCAGCTCATCATACTGCTCGCTCCAGTCTTGCTTGAGCTGATAAGCGAGCCAGTTTGGTAAGCTGTGTTTTTTATCGCATTTCTTACGAAATTTGCTGGGGTTTTTAGCGACTTTACGCAAAATAGCATTGACCAGACCACTTGCATGAGCAAATTCAATCTCTTTGACCGCTTCAACGGTTTCGTGAATGGCAGCATGATCAGCGACTTCTAAATACAGCAATTGCACCAAACCCACTTGGATCGTCGTGCGAACTTCAACCTCATCAATCGGGTTGTCCGCTAAGGTATCGAGCAAACGTGCAAGCGCGTGCCACTGACGTAACGTCGTCAATAATAATGCATGAGCAAAGCCTTTGTCACCGTCGTGCAAGCTGTTTAATAATGGGTCGAGCACACTTGAGAGCGACTGACCATTTTGGATGGCTAATAAGGTGCGAATCACACGCACGCGCACGCTGCCATTCATAATAAGGTTGCTTGATGGCTTAAGTTTGTTGTTTCTAGGCGCATTATTCTTAGACGTGCTGCTGGTGTTTCTCATTAAATTGTATTTCCTTGACGTAGGATGGATAACGTCTTGTGCAAGTAAGGTTAAATGTGGGTGTGCTATTTTGATTCTACTGTGAACTGGTCGCCATCGTTGAGCTGATTGCCATGACAGATTTGTTCCGCCGTCATCGGCTTCCCACCAGCGAACTGCAAGTTCGTAATAGCCAACGTACTAGCGGTATTCTGAGTACTGTCTTTACCGCAAGCCACCAAGATTGCCTTGCGTCCGACACTCACGACAGTACCAGCAGGCTCATCGGTTGGCTGCGACGCATTTACTGGCAAGCTTGCTAGGATTTTGACACGTTGTCCTGCCAAAAAAGTATAGGCACCAGGCCATGGCGTCAATCCGCGAATTTGTCGTTCAATCACAGTAGCAGACTGCGTCCAATCAATCTCGCCTTCGGTTTTGATAAGCTTTTCGGCATAATTGGCTTGCGTGTCATCTTGAGCCGTTGCCTGTGTCTGATAATGGGACAAGTCTTTTAATACCGTGGTAATAGAGATCGCCCCAAGCGCTGCCAACTTATCGTGCAGACTCGATGCGGTGTCTTCTGCCGCAATAGGACAACTGACCTTATAAAGCATGTCGCCTGTATCTAGCCCTTTATCCATTTGCATAATGGTGATGCCAGTCTCGTCATCTCCTGCCAGTAGCGCACGGTGGATAGGCGCTGCCCCGCGCCAGCGTGGCAACAATGAGCCATGAATGTTTAGGCAACCATGAGTAGGCGTGGTCAATACACCAATCGGCAAAATAAGACCGTAAGCTGCCACAATCATGACGTCAGGCTGATAAGTACGCAAAATCTGACGCGCCGTCATGCCCTCCACGCTAGATTTTTTGAAAGTAGCTGGCTGCTCGACCGCTATATCATGGTTTAATGCAACTTGCTTGACTGCCGACGCGGACAGTTTTTGACCACGTCCTGCTTTACGATCAGGCTGGGTGTAGACAGCGACGATGTCTATATTTAGTGCCTCTTGCTGACTGATAAGCGCCTCAAGACTGAGCGCAGCAAATTCAGGCGTGCCAGCGAATATCACTCTCAATCGCTGATTGGATTGAATAGGGTTGGTAGTAAGAGAAGCAGACAAATCAGAGACTGAATCAGTTGTAGTCGAAGCACTTGTAATCATAATCAGGCAGTATATGTGGGTGGTCCCCCATTATAGGGGAGTTTGCAATGTTGTGCCATGATTGTAATAGCAGCAATCGAGCGTGACTAATGATACCGTTTGTCTTTATAATAAAAAATCTGAATGGATTCGGCAGATCCTCTATCACGCTGAGCTTGTTACTTATTCATAGTCCCTTCTTGTGTCGACATAGGACCACGCTTTCATGCAACAGTTTCAGTCCTTACAACGCTTAATTATATTTTACGGGCTGACGGTGCTAGTGATGCTGGCACTGTATTACTTCACACTTTTTTATGATGTAAAGCAGCACAATGAAGAACAAAGTGTCGATATTTTTCATACTTTGCAACACGAAATCACAAGTCATACCATTCCAGTAAATACTGAGATTAAAACACTTTTAGAGCAGCCAGCGTTTGAGGATATCAGTTATCAGCTGATTTTTATGATGCCATCTGGGCAGACGTATATTCATCGGCAAGTCCGTTCTAATGAACCTGCATTTGCCACTGTTACCTTTCCCATTACCCTCTCTCCCTTTGACGATAACAGTCATAGCGCCTATACACTGAGCAATCGCGCTCTAACAGGCACTATCAAACTCAAAAGCGGTCACCAAATCTATATCATATTGCGCCATAAGCCGATTGCTATTGATTGGATATCTTACCGTTATTGGCTACCATTGATGACAGCGATTATGTTTTTCCTTATCGCCATCATCTATATGCTCAGTCGTCGCAATAACTGGGAGCAATTACTGAGCTATACCGACAGTTTAAGTAGCCATGCAAAAGAAGCCTATAGCCCGCCGCCGTTTTTGCACAAAAACTCTACGCCTGAGTTTTTATATCTAGGTCATGCATTAAGCCGCGTCAGTTATCAGCTGCACAATGACTATCGCCGTATCAAAACCCTCAATCATCGTCTTGAGCGTTTGGTTGAACAAGCGCCTTTACCGATGCTCATGATCATGCGTCATGGTCAAATCAGTTTTTTTAACCAACGTTTTGAGCAAATTTTTATGGAGTCCTCACAAGAAGATAAGCGTTATGAGTTGACAGATTTTGTGGCGGGCAAGGACGCCTCCACTCAGCAATTATTACAGACGTTAGCAAGCTTGCGATTGACTCGTACCTTGATTGTTTATGGCTTACAGAATAAACAAACTTACCAGCTTCACATCACCCCTTGGTTTGGTGAACATGAGCAGATTCATGGTTTTACGGTACTTCTGAGTAATATCCATGAATTTGCCAACCAAACCGAACAATTACAGCTACAAAACCAGCAGTTGCAACAAAAGCTTGATGAATTAAATAAGTTGCGCTCTTTGACAGGGTATCAGCTACGTATACCACTAGAAGCGATGATTGATCTGCTTGAGCCAATTGACCCCTCTACCCTGACCCCAGAAAGGCATGGAATCTTAAAATCACTGATCACTGCCAGTCAAAGCATGTTGAACATGCTCAATAACACCTTCGGTATAGAAGAGGTGGAAGTAAGAAAAACGCGGCTTACTATCGAGCCGATAGATATCTACAAACTTGGGCAAGAGATCAATAATCTAGTCATCAGCAATGCACGGCAGCAAGGCATAGAATTAATTTATTTCTTTATGCCGGACTGTCCACGTTGTATTGACACTGATGACATTCGGTTACGCCAGATACTGTTGAACTTATTGAAAAATGCCATAAAATTTACCACCTCAGGTCATGTCTCCCTCATTATCGATCGCGTGACCAAAGCACAGATTATGGACATTGGTAAAGATCATTTATTGCCTTCCAATGAGAATAAACTGGCAGAACCATCTTCTCACTGGGTTCGTTTTAGTATCGAAGACACGGGCATCGGCATATCGGCAGACAAACAGAAAAAGTTGATGACAAGCCTTTTCCAGAATGACCAACAAGCCCATGAGCACATAGAGCAAAATACGGTTAAGACAGGCATTGGTTTAAACAATGCCAATAGCTTTGCTCAGTTACTGGGTGGTTTTATTGAATTAAAAAGTACGGTAGGTAAAGGCAGCATCTTTAACCTATATCTGCCGTGTCGTAGGCCAAACTATCAACCCATTTATCATCACAATCAGCAGCTGACGAACATTCACCTCATTGCCATCGTCAATCAACCACTGGTCGCTACAAAAATACAGCGCTTATGCACATATTTGTCCGTGTCGACTACTATTTATACCTCTATAGATTTGGTTGATATTCAGTCACTCACAGATGAATTAGCGCAGATGCGCCCGACACTGGTACCGATATTGCTATTGGATTATGAATACTATGAGACGATTACCACGCCTATCGTAATACATACCACAAGCGGTCATAATATAGAGCATCGAAGGCCAGAAACTGTCCATATAGAGCATGACATAGTAGAGCCTATAGAAACGGTAGACAAAGCATCAATTAATCGTAACAGACAAGAAGCTTTGAACACCTTACTGACCCATCCATCACTACCAAAAATATTGTTTAGCATAAAACCTGAGCGCCGTATTCCTTCTGTGCTGTTAGGAAAATACGATGGATTCTTGAACAAGCCACTAGACATGACTTTATTACTGTCTGAGATGCTGCGTTTAACCGCAACAGCAAGGCAAAAACTGGTTCAACCCATAATGCATGGAGAAAACAGCAGTCCGTTAACACCCGTGGCAAACGAATCGATCAGCGTCTTCCCCAATGAAACGCCTCTTCCGCTGATTTTGGTGGTAGAAGACAGTCCAACCAACCAAAAAATCACCTGCAAAATGCTAAGTAAGCTGGGTTATCGTAGTATCGTTGCAGAAGATGGTCAGCAAGCGCTCGACTGTCTAAAGAGTCAACGCCATGAAATTTTACTGATTTTGATGGACTGTCGAATGCCAGTCATGGATGGATTACAAGCCACTCAAGCAATCCGTGCGCAAGGCGATGCTATTCCTATCGTTGCGCTAACAGCAAACAACACCCAGGAGGATCGCGAGGCTTGTATACAGGCGGGTATGGACGAGTTTTTGACCAAGCCTATTAATAAGAAAGCGCTAGGGACGGTTTTACAGGCTTTTATAACAGCGTCATAATCACTCTGAATACCCTTTCAACTAGCGACTCACAAAAATTCATTCACCCTCAATGGAGATTTATTGACGCTATACCATAGAGCTTATTTCATAAAGCCGTTATCTGCTAAGAAGGCTTCTGTAATTTGGCTTTGTGTGCTTGGTGCATTCATACCACCAGTTTGTGACTTATTCAACAAACGCTCTAAGTAACGTGCGACGATATCCACCTCAATATTAACCTTATTACCAACCAGCCAGTGTTTGGCGATATTGGTTACTTTGGCCGTGTGCGGGATGATATTTAAAGAAACGATATTGTCGCGTACAAGATTGGTCGTTAAGCTGATACCATCAACGGTGATAGACCCTTTGGTCGCGGTGTAATGCGCCAACTCTTGCGGTATCTCAATTTCGATATAGATAGAACGTGCATCTTGTTGTAGCTTACTAACGATGCCGACGCCGTCTACATGACCTGCAACGATATGACCACCGAAGCGAGTGGTGGGTAGCATTGCTTTTTCTAAATTGACAGTATGACCTGCTTTTAACGTTTCTAACGCAGTACGCGCAATAGTTTCACGTGAAACGTCAACAGAGTAATGATTACTCCCAAAATCGACGACAGTGAGACAAATACCATTTGAGGCGATAGAATCTCCCAGTTTCACATCGCTAAAATCTAATTCGTCTGACTCTATTGTCAAACGTATGTCGCCACCCGTGGGTTGCATAGATTTTACTTTTCCAACACTCTCTATAATTCCGGTAAACATATAAACCTCATCTTGTGGTGATATCGTCGCGATAGACACTATATATTGATTATATTGTGACTTTTTCCTATCGCTGATAATAAATAGTGTACTTCTATCTTTAGGGAAACATAGCGTTTTTCAAGCGTATTAGGGGATAAGTTGTGGATAAGTAAAAACAAATCAGCCTTTAAACCACTATAAACCTATCTTATCTAAAAGTTATCCACAAATTGGTCATATTCTCAAACTACCAAAAGGCAAAGTAGAAATAAAATTAAGTAATTGATTTTATTAATTTTTTTATAATTATTCTATGGAAAACAGTTTGTAAAAGTTTCATGTGAAACAAAGTTATGCACAGTTTCATGTGAAACCTATCATCTCTGCTATGACTTATCCACATTTAGCTCACAATGTATATAGATTGTGGATAAGTATCTTAAAAGCGATAAGTTCAAATCCATATCTCAACCTATAAGGGTAATAAGGTCAACTTAAGATCGTGCCCTATCTTTTCATGACTCTCTATCTCAAACCGTAATTGCTGCGCCAAGCTCAATGGATTGAACTCGACCATGGCTCTTGCTGTATTGCCCAAGACACAAGGTGCTTGATAAACGATTAACTCATCAACCAGTTGCTGACTTAAAAAACTGCCCGCAATACCGGCACCCGCTTCTACCAAGACATCATAACAGTGATGCTCGCTCACCAAGTTTTTTAGTAAAGCAGTCAGATCATCTGTACGCCAATAAAGCGTCTCCGCACGACGGCATAGCTGATACTCAGAATGTGGATCATGGCTTAAACGTTGGCGTCTATCCAGCACAACGACTCTCGGCGTTGGTACTTGTTCTGATGAAACGCCCAACTGCGTAGAGCGTACATTGAGCTGAGGATCATCAGCAATGATTGTTTCACTGCCAGTGATGATAGCGCCGCTGCGTGCACGTAATGTT
This is a stretch of genomic DNA from Psychrobacter alimentarius. It encodes these proteins:
- a CDS encoding transcription antitermination factor NusB, translated to MRNTSSTSKNNAPRNNKLKPSSNLIMNGSVRVRVIRTLLAIQNGQSLSSVLDPLLNSLHDGDKGFAHALLLTTLRQWHALARLLDTLADNPIDEVEVRTTIQVGLVQLLYLEVADHAAIHETVEAVKEIEFAHASGLVNAILRKVAKNPSKFRKKCDKKHSLPNWLAYQLKQDWSEQYDELTQGLRQAAPMFLRVNTAIGSVEDYQHTLDGAEIDADLVELTSGIHLPNASATTLSTTGLRLHQSTAVNALPHFAEGVASVQDLHAQLAAPIINTALMAKLSAESSDANDDEKSDELHILDACAAPGGKLAHWLELISSNESSLFHVKQNDESVSMVSKVKLTAIDNEAPRIERIHTNLQRLNLSQHDLQQAEKNIELNIVCADATTWQGAGKKKSKLVFDAILLDSPCTATGVIRRHPDISILRTEEDIEQTALLQADILHNLWPQLKVGGYLLYVTCSILKQENVDQMQDFMTYYTNVAAIEFSDDCNWGIAQTIGRQCLPIDGTSGDGFYYALLQKTSE
- the fmt gene encoding methionyl-tRNA formyltransferase, translated to MITSASTTTDSVSDLSASLTTNPIQSNQRLRVIFAGTPEFAALSLEALISQQEALNIDIVAVYTQPDRKAGRGQKLSASAVKQVALNHDIAVEQPATFKKSSVEGMTARQILRTYQPDVMIVAAYGLILPIGVLTTPTHGCLNIHGSLLPRWRGAAPIHRALLAGDDETGITIMQMDKGLDTGDMLYKVSCPIAAEDTASSLHDKLAALGAISITTVLKDLSHYQTQATAQDDTQANYAEKLIKTEGEIDWTQSATVIERQIRGLTPWPGAYTFLAGQRVKILASLPVNASQPTDEPAGTVVSVGRKAILVACGKDSTQNTASTLAITNLQFAGGKPMTAEQICHGNQLNDGDQFTVESK
- a CDS encoding response regulator, with the translated sequence MQQFQSLQRLIIFYGLTVLVMLALYYFTLFYDVKQHNEEQSVDIFHTLQHEITSHTIPVNTEIKTLLEQPAFEDISYQLIFMMPSGQTYIHRQVRSNEPAFATVTFPITLSPFDDNSHSAYTLSNRALTGTIKLKSGHQIYIILRHKPIAIDWISYRYWLPLMTAIMFFLIAIIYMLSRRNNWEQLLSYTDSLSSHAKEAYSPPPFLHKNSTPEFLYLGHALSRVSYQLHNDYRRIKTLNHRLERLVEQAPLPMLMIMRHGQISFFNQRFEQIFMESSQEDKRYELTDFVAGKDASTQQLLQTLASLRLTRTLIVYGLQNKQTYQLHITPWFGEHEQIHGFTVLLSNIHEFANQTEQLQLQNQQLQQKLDELNKLRSLTGYQLRIPLEAMIDLLEPIDPSTLTPERHGILKSLITASQSMLNMLNNTFGIEEVEVRKTRLTIEPIDIYKLGQEINNLVISNARQQGIELIYFFMPDCPRCIDTDDIRLRQILLNLLKNAIKFTTSGHVSLIIDRVTKAQIMDIGKDHLLPSNENKLAEPSSHWVRFSIEDTGIGISADKQKKLMTSLFQNDQQAHEHIEQNTVKTGIGLNNANSFAQLLGGFIELKSTVGKGSIFNLYLPCRRPNYQPIYHHNQQLTNIHLIAIVNQPLVATKIQRLCTYLSVSTTIYTSIDLVDIQSLTDELAQMRPTLVPILLLDYEYYETITTPIVIHTTSGHNIEHRRPETVHIEHDIVEPIETVDKASINRNRQEALNTLLTHPSLPKILFSIKPERRIPSVLLGKYDGFLNKPLDMTLLLSEMLRLTATARQKLVQPIMHGENSSPLTPVANESISVFPNETPLPLILVVEDSPTNQKITCKMLSKLGYRSIVAEDGQQALDCLKSQRHEILLILMDCRMPVMDGLQATQAIRAQGDAIPIVALTANNTQEDREACIQAGMDEFLTKPINKKALGTVLQAFITAS
- a CDS encoding riboflavin synthase; the protein is MFTGIIESVGKVKSMQPTGGDIRLTIESDELDFSDVKLGDSIASNGICLTVVDFGSNHYSVDVSRETIARTALETLKAGHTVNLEKAMLPTTRFGGHIVAGHVDGVGIVSKLQQDARSIYIEIEIPQELAHYTATKGSITVDGISLTTNLVRDNIVSLNIIPHTAKVTNIAKHWLVGNKVNIEVDIVARYLERLLNKSQTGGMNAPSTQSQITEAFLADNGFMK